A window from Burkholderiales bacterium encodes these proteins:
- the nuoG gene encoding NADH-quinone oxidoreductase: MDRPNVMIALEIDGKPVEVPAGSTVMEAANQLGIYIPYFCYHKKLSIAANCRMCLVEVEKAPKPLPACATPVASGMKVYTRSTVARKAQAGVMEFLLINHPLDCPICDQGGECQLQDLAMGYGMSASRYEEPKRVVTNKNLGPLIATDMTRCIHCTRCVRFGQEIAGIMELGMAHRGEHAEILTFMGKTVDSELSGNVIDLCPVGALTSKPFRYTARPWELARRRSVSPHDGLGANLVVQVKGDRVMRVLPRENEEVNECWLADRDRFSYEALHGEERLTEPMVKRGEDWVPASWQEALELTAQAFDRIRREHGPEALGALLSPHSTLEELYLAQKLARGLGSGNVDHRLRQSDFSLDPHLKGAPWLGRPVASLDRLKAVLVVGSTLRKDHPLLAHRLRQAVKRGGELSLVNPVGDDLLTRVAQEMIVAPQTMAQALGQILKALAQGKGGRLPAEVEQAIAPLEISGQARAIAESLARSDASAVLLGNLAQHHPRYGTLHLLAQWIAELSGASFGVLGEAANSVGAYLAGAIPHRGALGAAASPGMNARDMLLAPRRAYLVLNLEPALDAYDARQADLALASAEFTVALTSFRSPALERAHVWLPITPFTETPGTFVNTEGRIQSFHAVVRPQGDARPAWKVLRVLGSLLGLPGFDYETIEEVRAEALPPDGDVSAYLDNGAEGLPLGDLDGPAEVLYRIGEVRIYDADPIVRRARSLQRTRDAAPPVASMSGALMRRLGLKEGDRARIVQAGGSAVLEVVRDDRLPDACVRVPAAHSLTRDLGGMLDPVSMERVPS; this comes from the coding sequence GTGGATCGACCGAACGTGATGATCGCGCTGGAAATCGACGGCAAGCCGGTGGAGGTGCCCGCCGGCAGCACCGTGATGGAGGCGGCCAACCAGCTCGGAATCTACATCCCTTACTTCTGCTACCACAAGAAGCTGTCGATCGCCGCCAACTGCCGCATGTGCCTGGTGGAGGTGGAGAAGGCGCCCAAGCCTTTGCCCGCGTGCGCCACGCCTGTCGCCTCCGGCATGAAGGTGTACACCCGTTCGACCGTGGCGCGCAAAGCCCAAGCGGGAGTCATGGAGTTCCTGCTCATCAACCACCCCCTCGATTGCCCCATCTGCGACCAGGGCGGTGAATGCCAGCTCCAGGACCTGGCGATGGGCTACGGCATGTCCGCGTCCCGGTACGAAGAGCCCAAGCGGGTGGTGACCAACAAGAATCTGGGCCCCCTGATCGCCACCGACATGACCCGCTGCATCCACTGCACCCGCTGCGTGCGCTTCGGGCAGGAGATTGCCGGGATCATGGAGCTCGGCATGGCCCACCGGGGCGAGCACGCGGAGATCCTCACCTTCATGGGCAAGACGGTGGACTCCGAGCTCTCCGGCAACGTGATCGACCTCTGTCCTGTCGGGGCCCTCACCAGCAAGCCCTTCCGCTACACGGCGCGCCCCTGGGAGCTCGCCCGGCGCCGTTCCGTGAGTCCCCACGACGGGCTCGGCGCCAACCTGGTGGTGCAGGTGAAGGGTGACCGGGTGATGCGGGTGCTGCCGCGGGAGAACGAGGAAGTGAACGAGTGCTGGCTGGCCGACCGGGACCGGTTCTCCTACGAGGCGCTGCACGGCGAGGAGCGTCTCACCGAACCCATGGTCAAGCGCGGCGAGGACTGGGTCCCGGCAAGCTGGCAGGAGGCGCTGGAGCTCACGGCGCAGGCCTTCGACCGGATCCGCCGAGAGCACGGGCCGGAGGCCCTCGGGGCGCTCCTATCCCCCCACAGCACCCTGGAGGAGCTCTACCTGGCGCAGAAGCTCGCCCGCGGGTTGGGCTCCGGCAACGTGGACCACCGGCTGCGCCAGTCGGACTTCAGCCTGGATCCCCACCTCAAGGGCGCCCCCTGGCTGGGCCGTCCGGTGGCGTCCCTGGACCGGCTGAAGGCGGTGCTGGTGGTGGGCAGCACGCTGCGCAAGGATCATCCGCTCCTTGCCCACCGGTTGCGCCAGGCGGTGAAGCGGGGCGGCGAGTTGAGCCTGGTGAATCCCGTGGGCGACGACCTGTTGACCCGGGTTGCCCAGGAGATGATCGTGGCGCCCCAGACCATGGCCCAGGCTCTGGGGCAGATCCTCAAGGCCCTAGCCCAGGGGAAGGGCGGGAGGCTTCCCGCCGAGGTGGAGCAGGCCATCGCGCCCCTGGAAATCTCTGGGCAGGCGCGGGCCATCGCCGAAAGCCTGGCCCGCAGCGACGCTTCCGCCGTGCTGCTGGGCAACCTGGCCCAGCACCATCCGCGTTACGGCACACTGCACCTCCTCGCCCAGTGGATCGCCGAGCTCTCTGGCGCGAGCTTCGGCGTGCTGGGGGAAGCGGCCAATAGTGTGGGCGCCTACCTGGCGGGGGCGATTCCCCATCGCGGCGCTCTGGGCGCCGCCGCCTCCCCGGGAATGAACGCCCGGGACATGCTCCTCGCGCCGCGCCGTGCCTACCTGGTGCTCAACTTGGAGCCGGCGCTGGACGCCTACGACGCTCGCCAGGCGGACCTCGCTCTAGCGAGCGCAGAGTTTACGGTGGCCCTTACGAGCTTCCGCAGCCCGGCTCTAGAGCGAGCCCATGTATGGCTGCCGATCACACCGTTCACCGAAACCCCGGGCACCTTCGTCAACACGGAGGGGCGCATCCAGTCGTTCCACGCCGTGGTACGCCCCCAGGGAGACGCCCGCCCGGCGTGGAAGGTGTTGCGCGTGCTGGGGAGCCTGCTAGGGCTGCCGGGCTTCGATTACGAAACCATCGAGGAGGTGCGCGCCGAGGCGCTCCCGCCGGATGGGGACGTGTCGGCCTACCTGGACAACGGGGCCGAAGGCCTTCCCCTGGGAGACCTGGACGGCCCGGCCGAGGTCCTGTATCGGATCGGGGAAGTGAGGATCTACGACGCCGACCCGATCGTGCGCCGGGCGCGCAGCCTGCAGCGAACCCGCGACGCGGCGCCGCCGGTGGCGTCGATGAGCGGCGCGTTGATGCGGCGGCTCGGGCTCAAGGAAGGCGACCGGGCGAGGATCGTCCAAGCGGGGGGCAGTGCGGTGCTGGAAGTGGTGCGGGACGATCGCCTCCCGGACGCCTGCGTGCGGGTGCCGGCGGCCCATTCCCTCACCCGGGATCTGGGCGGCATGCTCGACCCGGTGAGCATGGAGCGCGTGCCGTCGTGA
- a CDS encoding hypothetical protein (possible pseudo, frameshifted): protein MVDRIETGRGKPEDLDLLLSVADNILGRTICALGDAAALPVKSFVTHFRSEFEHHIEHKRCLVQSSI from the coding sequence GTGGTGGACCGTATCGAGACCGGCCGCGGCAAGCCCGAGGACCTGGACCTGCTGCTCTCGGTGGCGGACAACATCCTGGGGCGCACCATCTGCGCCCTCGGGGACGCGGCGGCGCTGCCGGTCAAGAGCTTCGTGACCCATTTCCGCAGCGAGTTCGAGCACCACATCGAGCACAAGCGATGCTTGGTGCAGTCGTCGATTTGA
- a CDS encoding hypothetical protein (possible pseudo, internal stop codon, frameshifted) — translation MNAPLPPFPPDVYGPDAVILKGLNGLNWRLRDYESRDGYKALRKILAEKIPPEAVINEVKKSGLRGRGGAGFPTGLKWSFMPQGYQGQKYLVCNSDEGEPGTFKDRDILRYNPHIVIEGMAIAAYAIAARPGYNYIHGEIWEDLRALRGGAGEGLRGGLRRQEHPGVGLRLRSRTPTTAAAPTSAARRPPAGDPGGQEGPARASSRRSRRSYGSEGKPDHHQQRRDASRRAAGILNGAAKPTAIGAAEATGDQDASRSRATSTGPATTRCGWARHSPSCLEMAGGVRGGQASSRPCIPGGSSMPVLPGEVMLARRTMDYESHRARPARCWAPAR, via the coding sequence ATGAACGCGCCCCTGCCTCCGTTCCCGCCCGACGTCTACGGCCCCGACGCCGTCATCCTCAAGGGCCTGAACGGCTTGAACTGGCGCCTCAGGGACTACGAGAGCCGCGACGGCTACAAGGCCTTGAGGAAGATCCTGGCCGAGAAGATCCCGCCGGAGGCGGTGATCAACGAGGTGAAGAAGTCCGGCCTGCGCGGGCGGGGCGGCGCGGGCTTTCCCACGGGCCTCAAGTGGAGCTTCATGCCCCAGGGCTACCAGGGCCAGAAGTACCTCGTGTGCAACTCCGACGAGGGCGAGCCCGGGACCTTCAAGGACCGGGACATCCTGCGCTACAACCCCCACATCGTGATCGAGGGCATGGCCATCGCCGCCTACGCCATCGCGGCCAGGCCGGGCTACAACTACATCCACGGCGAGATCTGGGAGGATCTACGAGCGCTTCGAGGAGGCGCTGGAGAAGGCCTACGCGGCGGGCTACGTCGGCAAGAACATCCTGGGGTCGGACTTCGCCTTCGATCTCGTACGCCCACCACGGCTGCGGCGCCTACATCTGCGGCGAGGAGACCGCCTGCTGGAGATCCTGGAGGGCAAGAAGGGCCTGCCCGCGCTTCAAGCCGCCGTTCCCGGCGCAGCTACGGCTCTGAGGGCAAGCCCGACCACCATCAACAACGACGAGACGCTTCGCGGCGTGCCGCTGGCATCCTGAACGGGGCGGCGAAGCCTACGGCGATCGGGGCGGCCGAAGCAACGGGGGACCAAGATGCTTCTCGGTCTCGGGCCACGTCAACCGGCCCGGCAACTACGAGGTGCGGCTGGGCACGCCATTCGCCGAGCTGCCTGGAGATGGCCGGCGGCGTGCGCGGCGGGCAAGCAAGCTCAAGGCCGTGCATCCCGGGCGGCTCCTCCATGCCGGTGCTGCCGGGCGAGGTGATGCTCGCACGGCGGACGATGGACTACGAGTCGCATCGCGCAAGGCCGGCTCGATGCTGGGCTCCGGCGCGGTGA
- the nuoE gene encoding NADH-quinone oxidoreductase subunit E yields the protein MNAPMVLSPAALAKIDRALAKYPPDQRRSAVMAALTVAQEEKGWLSKETMEFVAQYLGMPPVAVFEVASFYTMYNLEPVGRHKITLCTNLPCALQGALEAAERLKKKLGIDFNQTTPDGQFTLKEGECFGACGDAPVCLHNDKRMMSFMTPDKLDAWIEELRSK from the coding sequence ATGAACGCTCCCATGGTGCTTTCCCCAGCGGCCCTGGCGAAGATCGACCGGGCGCTGGCCAAGTACCCCCCCGACCAGAGGCGCTCGGCGGTGATGGCGGCGCTCACCGTCGCCCAGGAGGAAAAGGGCTGGCTCTCCAAAGAAACCATGGAATTCGTCGCCCAGTACCTGGGCATGCCGCCTGTCGCGGTCTTCGAGGTGGCCAGCTTCTACACCATGTACAACCTGGAGCCGGTGGGGCGCCACAAGATCACTCTCTGCACCAACCTGCCGTGCGCCCTGCAGGGCGCCCTGGAGGCCGCCGAGCGCTTGAAGAAAAAGCTCGGCATCGACTTCAACCAAACCACCCCGGACGGGCAGTTCACGCTCAAGGAAGGCGAATGCTTCGGCGCCTGTGGCGATGCGCCGGTGTGCCTGCACAACGACAAGCGCATGATGTCGTTCATGACCCCGGACAAGCTGGATGCCTGGATCGAGGAGCTGCGCAGTAAATGA
- the nuoD gene encoding NADH-quinone oxidoreductase subunit D produces the protein MAEIRNYTLNFGPQHPAAHGVLRLVLELDGEVIQRADPHIGLLHRATEKLAEHKTYIQSVPYMDRLDYVSMMANEHAYVLAIEKLLGIEVPIRAQYIRVMFDEITRILNHLLWLGAHGLDIGAMTVFLYCFREREDLMDCYEAVSGARMHAAYYRPGGVYRDLPDRMPQYQPSSIRSEAEVRKLNENRQGSLLDFIEDFTERFPKCVDEYETLLTDNRIWKQRTVGIGVVSPERALALGFTGPMLRGSGVAWDLRKKQPYEVYDRLEFDIPVGANGDCYDRYLVRIEEMRQSNRIIRQCVDWLRKNPGPVMIDNYKVAPPSRVKMKENMEELIHHFKLFTEGVHVPEGEAYAAVEAPKGEFGIYLISDGANKPYRMKIRAPGFPHLAAMDEMARGHMLADVVAIIGTMDIVFGEIDR, from the coding sequence ATGGCCGAAATCAGGAACTACACGCTCAATTTTGGTCCCCAGCACCCGGCCGCCCACGGGGTGCTGCGCCTAGTCCTGGAGCTGGACGGGGAGGTGATCCAGCGGGCCGACCCCCACATCGGCCTCCTGCACCGGGCCACGGAGAAGCTCGCCGAGCACAAGACCTATATCCAGTCGGTGCCCTACATGGACCGCCTGGATTACGTCTCCATGATGGCCAACGAGCATGCCTACGTGCTGGCCATCGAGAAGCTCCTGGGGATCGAAGTGCCGATCCGGGCCCAGTACATCCGGGTCATGTTCGACGAGATCACGCGCATCCTGAACCACCTGCTGTGGCTCGGGGCCCACGGCCTGGACATCGGCGCCATGACCGTGTTCCTCTACTGCTTCCGCGAGCGCGAGGATTTGATGGACTGCTACGAGGCGGTGTCCGGGGCTCGGATGCACGCGGCCTATTACCGCCCGGGCGGCGTCTACCGGGACCTGCCCGACCGCATGCCCCAGTACCAGCCGTCCAGCATCCGCAGCGAAGCGGAGGTGAGAAAGCTCAACGAGAACCGGCAGGGGTCGCTGCTCGACTTCATCGAGGACTTTACCGAGCGCTTCCCCAAGTGCGTGGACGAATACGAGACGCTGCTCACCGACAATCGCATCTGGAAGCAGCGCACCGTGGGCATCGGGGTGGTATCCCCGGAGCGGGCGCTGGCCCTGGGCTTCACCGGCCCCATGCTGCGCGGCTCGGGTGTCGCCTGGGATCTGCGCAAGAAACAGCCCTACGAGGTGTACGACCGGCTGGAGTTCGACATCCCGGTCGGGGCGAACGGCGACTGCTACGACCGCTACCTGGTGCGCATCGAGGAGATGCGTCAATCGAACCGCATCATCAGGCAGTGCGTCGACTGGCTGCGCAAGAACCCCGGGCCGGTGATGATCGATAACTACAAGGTGGCGCCGCCTTCGCGGGTCAAGATGAAGGAGAACATGGAGGAGTTGATCCATCACTTCAAGCTCTTCACCGAGGGCGTGCACGTGCCCGAAGGCGAGGCGTACGCCGCGGTGGAGGCGCCGAAAGGGGAGTTCGGCATCTACCTGATCTCCGACGGCGCCAACAAGCCGTACCGCATGAAGATCCGCGCCCCGGGCTTTCCGCACCTGGCGGCGATGGACGAGATGGCCAGGGGTCACATGCTCGCCGACGTAGTGGCGATCATCGGCACCATGGACATCGTGTTCGGCGAGATCGACCGGTGA
- the nuoC gene encoding NADH-quinone oxidoreductase subunit C, protein MTSRLDTLAQALRDVLGARLKSLKRALGELTLTVVATDLLEAMRTLRDDPRLRFEQLIDLCGVDYRDYKNGLWEGQRFAVVYHLLSLTHNWRLRVRAFAESDEFPVLDSVVELWPAANWYEREAFDLYGIVFTGHPDLRRILTDYGFIGHPFRKDFPLSGYVEMRYDPDLQRVIYQPVTIEPREIVPRIVREETYADIGGNQEAPRAPGAQ, encoded by the coding sequence ATGACCTCCCGGCTCGACACGCTTGCCCAGGCCCTGCGGGATGTCCTCGGGGCGAGGCTCAAGTCCCTGAAAAGAGCGCTGGGAGAGTTAACCCTCACCGTCGTCGCGACGGACTTGCTGGAAGCGATGCGCACGCTGCGCGACGATCCGCGGTTGCGTTTCGAGCAGCTGATCGACCTGTGCGGCGTCGATTACCGGGACTACAAGAACGGCCTGTGGGAGGGCCAGCGTTTCGCCGTCGTCTATCATCTCCTCTCCCTGACCCACAACTGGCGGCTGCGGGTGCGCGCCTTCGCCGAGAGCGACGAATTCCCGGTGCTCGATTCGGTAGTGGAGCTGTGGCCCGCAGCCAACTGGTACGAGCGCGAGGCCTTCGACCTGTACGGCATCGTTTTCACCGGCCACCCGGACCTGCGCCGCATCCTGACCGACTACGGCTTCATCGGCCATCCGTTCCGCAAGGACTTCCCCCTGTCCGGCTACGTGGAGATGCGCTACGACCCCGACCTGCAGCGGGTGATCTATCAGCCCGTCACCATCGAGCCGCGGGAGATCGTGCCGCGCATCGTCCGCGAAGAGACCTACGCGGACATCGGCGGGAACCAGGAAGCGCCCCGGGCGCCGGGTGCCCAGTGA
- the nuoB1 gene encoding NADH-quinone oxidoreductase subunit B 1, translating to MGAENLLEKGFITTTADKLINWTRTGSLWPMTFGLACCAVEMMHAGASRYDLDRFGVVFRPSPRQSDVMIVAGTLCNKMAPALRKVYDQMAEPRWVISMGSCANGGGYYHYSYSVVRGCDRIVPVDIYVPGCPPTAEALLYGVIQLQNKIKRTNTIAR from the coding sequence ATGGGCGCTGAGAACCTGCTGGAGAAGGGCTTCATCACGACGACGGCGGACAAGCTGATCAACTGGACCCGCACCGGGAGCCTGTGGCCCATGACCTTCGGGCTCGCTTGCTGCGCGGTCGAGATGATGCACGCCGGCGCCTCCCGCTACGACCTGGACCGGTTCGGGGTCGTGTTCCGACCCAGCCCGCGCCAGTCGGACGTGATGATCGTGGCCGGCACCCTGTGCAACAAGATGGCCCCGGCCTTGCGCAAGGTCTACGACCAGATGGCGGAGCCGCGCTGGGTGATTTCCATGGGGTCCTGTGCCAACGGCGGCGGCTATTACCACTATTCCTATTCGGTGGTGCGCGGCTGCGACCGCATCGTGCCGGTGGACATCTACGTTCCCGGCTGCCCGCCCACCGCCGAAGCGCTGCTCTACGGCGTGATCCAGTTGCAGAACAAGATCAAGCGCACCAACACCATCGCCCGCTGA
- the nuoA gene encoding NADH-quinone oxidoreductase subunit A: protein MLENYFPILMFILVGLAVGVLPIALGWFASTALGVNRPDSEKLSPYECGFEAFEDARMKFDVRYYLVAILFILFDLEIAFLFPWAVVLKEIGMFGFVAMLLFLGILVVGFVYEWMKGALEWE from the coding sequence ATGCTCGAAAACTATTTTCCGATCCTGATGTTCATCCTGGTGGGGCTCGCGGTGGGCGTGCTGCCCATCGCCCTAGGCTGGTTCGCCAGCACGGCCCTCGGCGTCAACCGCCCGGACAGCGAGAAGCTCTCTCCCTACGAGTGCGGCTTCGAGGCCTTCGAGGACGCCCGGATGAAGTTCGACGTGCGCTACTACCTGGTGGCGATCCTGTTCATCCTGTTCGACCTGGAGATCGCCTTCCTTTTCCCCTGGGCGGTGGTGCTGAAGGAGATCGGGATGTTCGGCTTCGTCGCCATGCTGTTGTTCCTGGGAATCCTCGTCGTGGGGTTCGTTTACGAGTGGATGAAGGGCGCGCTGGAATGGGAGTAG
- the secG gene encoding preprotein translocase subunit SecG → MKILILVIHVLAAAGIIGLVLLQHGKGADMGAAFGSGASGSLFGATGSANFLSRSTALLAVVFFLTSMGLAYLSGQKAERQGVMADQPMQSKPVAPPSEVPAPGTEASKAKEIPK, encoded by the coding sequence GTGAAAATCTTGATCCTGGTCATTCACGTGCTCGCCGCGGCGGGTATCATCGGGCTGGTTTTGCTCCAGCACGGCAAGGGCGCGGACATGGGCGCGGCGTTCGGTAGCGGTGCTTCGGGCAGCCTCTTCGGCGCCACCGGTTCGGCCAATTTTTTGAGCCGCAGCACCGCGCTCCTGGCGGTGGTTTTCTTTCTGACCAGCATGGGGCTTGCCTATCTCAGCGGTCAGAAGGCAGAACGCCAGGGCGTGATGGCCGACCAGCCGATGCAGAGCAAGCCGGTGGCGCCGCCGTCCGAGGTGCCGGCGCCGGGCACGGAGGCGTCCAAGGCGAAGGAGATACCGAAATAG
- the tpiA gene encoding triosephosphate isomerase, with amino-acid sequence MRRKLVAGNWKMHGSLAENRSLLTAVVPATRGLSRVDVAVCVPFPYLQQAQELLSGTHILWGAQDASRHARGAFTGEVSARMIAEFGARYVIVGHSERRTYHGESDALVAAKGEAVLKAGLTPIVCLGERLEERERGETEAVVARQLEAVMDSLGVAALSGCVLAYEPVWAIGTGRTATPEQAQEVHAYLRRRVAERDGAVAAGLIILYGGSVKGSNARALFSMPDIDGGLIGGASLVSEEFVAICRAAQA; translated from the coding sequence ATGCGCCGAAAGCTCGTTGCAGGCAACTGGAAAATGCACGGAAGCCTGGCCGAGAACCGGTCGCTGCTGACGGCCGTCGTGCCCGCGACCCGGGGGCTCAGCCGGGTCGACGTGGCCGTCTGTGTTCCGTTCCCCTACCTCCAGCAGGCCCAAGAGCTGCTGTCTGGCACCCACATATTGTGGGGGGCGCAGGATGCCAGCCGGCACGCGAGGGGGGCTTTCACCGGCGAGGTTTCGGCCCGGATGATCGCCGAGTTTGGTGCCCGCTACGTGATCGTCGGCCACTCGGAGCGCCGCACCTACCACGGCGAATCGGACGCCCTGGTGGCGGCCAAGGGCGAGGCGGTGCTGAAAGCCGGGTTGACCCCCATCGTCTGCCTGGGGGAGAGGCTGGAGGAGCGGGAGCGGGGTGAGACCGAAGCGGTGGTGGCCCGCCAGCTCGAGGCGGTGATGGACAGCTTGGGCGTCGCGGCCTTGAGCGGTTGCGTCCTGGCGTACGAGCCCGTGTGGGCGATCGGCACCGGCAGGACGGCGACGCCCGAGCAGGCCCAGGAGGTCCACGCCTACCTGCGTCGCCGGGTGGCGGAGCGTGACGGCGCGGTGGCCGCCGGCCTCATCATCTTGTACGGCGGCAGCGTGAAGGGCTCGAACGCCCGGGCCTTGTTCTCCATGCCGGACATCGACGGAGGGTTGATCGGCGGCGCGTCCCTGGTGAGCGAGGAATTCGTCGCCATCTGCCGGGCTGCCCAGGCGTAG
- the pstB gene encoding phosphate import ATP-binding protein PstB, producing the protein MTVMTPPPAGTPIKAEVRNFNFYYGTYHALKNINMPIAEYQITALIGPSGCGKSTFLRSFNRMHDLYPGNRYEGEIHLHPDNVNILSPKVDPIEVRMRISMVFQKPNPFPKSIYENVAYGLRVRGVRQKAVLDEKVEEALRSAALWEEVKDRLDDLAFNLSGGQQQRLCIARALATNPELLLFDEPTSALDPIATASIEELTAELKRKVTILIVTHNMQQAARISDYTAYMYLGELIEFGPTDELFIKPKNKQTEDYITGRFG; encoded by the coding sequence ATGACGGTCATGACTCCGCCCCCCGCCGGCACCCCGATCAAGGCCGAGGTGCGGAATTTCAACTTCTACTACGGCACCTATCACGCCCTCAAGAACATCAACATGCCGATCGCCGAGTACCAGATCACAGCGCTGATCGGCCCATCCGGCTGCGGCAAGTCCACTTTCCTGCGGTCGTTCAACCGCATGCACGACCTCTACCCCGGAAACCGGTACGAAGGCGAGATCCACCTGCACCCGGACAACGTGAACATCCTGAGCCCCAAGGTGGACCCCATCGAGGTGCGGATGCGCATCAGCATGGTGTTCCAGAAGCCCAATCCCTTTCCCAAGTCGATCTACGAAAACGTCGCCTACGGCCTGAGGGTGAGGGGCGTACGGCAGAAGGCGGTGCTGGACGAGAAGGTGGAAGAGGCGCTGCGCAGTGCGGCCCTGTGGGAGGAGGTGAAGGACCGCCTGGACGATCTGGCCTTCAACCTCTCCGGTGGCCAGCAGCAGCGCCTGTGCATCGCTCGGGCCCTGGCCACGAACCCGGAGCTGCTTCTGTTCGACGAGCCCACCTCCGCCCTGGATCCCATCGCCACCGCCAGCATCGAAGAGCTGACCGCCGAGCTCAAGAGAAAGGTCACGATCCTCATCGTCACCCACAACATGCAGCAGGCGGCCCGCATTTCCGACTATACCGCCTACATGTACCTGGGCGAGCTGATCGAGTTCGGCCCGACCGACGAGCTGTTCATCAAGCCCAAGAACAAGCAGACCGAGGACTACATCACGGGCCGGTTCGGCTGA
- the pstA gene encoding phosphate transport system permease protein PstA yields the protein MAHPHPRDLEAIRRMIGRRKLGDHLFVLLGILATMVGVLTLLALFIDLLIDGVPRISWDFLTSFPSRRAGQAGILSAWVGTSLVMLVTLFAAVPLGVAAGIYLEEYAPKNWITALIEINVTNLAGVPSIVYGLLALGLFVYALGFGQSILSAGLTLALLILPVVIVATREAIRSVPQAIREAAYAVGATKWQVVSDHVLPYSSAGILTGVIIGLARAIGETAPVITIGALTFIAFLPPSPISSEPPFINFEWLFSPFTVLPIQMFNWVTRPESAFLVNAAAAGVVLIVMTLLMNALAIYLRYRIRQKIKW from the coding sequence ATGGCGCATCCGCACCCGCGAGACCTGGAAGCCATCCGCCGGATGATCGGCCGCCGCAAGCTGGGAGATCATCTGTTTGTGCTGCTCGGAATCCTGGCGACCATGGTGGGCGTGCTGACCCTGTTGGCGCTTTTCATCGATTTGCTGATCGACGGGGTGCCAAGGATTTCCTGGGATTTTCTTACCAGCTTTCCGTCGCGCCGGGCCGGGCAGGCCGGCATCCTTTCGGCATGGGTCGGCACCTCCCTGGTGATGCTGGTCACTTTGTTCGCCGCGGTCCCTCTCGGCGTCGCAGCAGGAATCTATCTAGAGGAATACGCGCCCAAGAACTGGATCACGGCCCTGATCGAGATCAACGTGACCAACCTGGCCGGAGTCCCGTCCATCGTCTACGGCTTGCTCGCGCTGGGGCTCTTCGTTTACGCGCTGGGATTCGGGCAGAGTATCCTGTCTGCCGGACTGACCCTCGCGCTCCTGATCCTCCCGGTGGTCATCGTGGCCACGCGGGAGGCGATCCGCTCCGTCCCGCAAGCCATCCGGGAGGCGGCCTACGCAGTGGGCGCCACCAAGTGGCAGGTGGTGTCGGACCATGTCCTGCCGTATTCGTCGGCGGGGATTCTCACCGGCGTGATCATCGGGCTCGCCCGGGCGATCGGGGAGACCGCGCCGGTCATCACCATCGGTGCGCTCACCTTCATCGCCTTCCTGCCCCCATCGCCCATCTCTAGCGAGCCGCCGTTCATCAATTTCGAGTGGCTGTTTTCCCCATTCACCGTCCTTCCGATCCAGATGTTCAACTGGGTGACGAGACCGGAATCCGCGTTCCTGGTGAATGCGGCGGCCGCCGGCGTCGTGCTCATCGTCATGACCTTGCTCATGAACGCCCTGGCGATCTATCTGCGCTACCGGATCCGCCAGAAGATCAAGTGGTAA